A single region of the Salicibibacter cibi genome encodes:
- a CDS encoding amino acid adenylation domain-containing protein: MSTELALKMPLTDAQSGIWFAQQLDPYNPSYNTAEYVEIKGTIDTASFARAVSQVIQKTETLHSRFGGEIEKPWQVLDPVVSYSLPLMDVSEQPDPYLACEERMNAELSRPVDLYSDRVFAMILFKLANDHYIWFIKIHHIAIDGFGFYLFTQRAAEHYTYDQTGASIPVATKARFDELIKENQEYKASKTFERDRQFWLDRFADDPDIVSFSNRTEMVSSSALKTSGQLSAHDVETLNKTFQSWHQGIFAAISIYLHRLTGAKDVVLGMPIMGRLGSVALTIPSTVMNIVPLRLTLSPNMTIQDLNRQISQEMKQVKKHGNYRHEHMRRDLNRVGNERRIFGPLVNIVPVDEPLYFNRIKSKRHPLAAGPVDDLTINVYDLTGNEGLRFDFEGNPAIYTNKELHTHHKRLLTFIQTITQVSPQTPIASLGLLDEEEKSRLLNEYNPMLTELDDVFLTKKIGRLAATNPEAIALKCEDRALTYKTLNEESNRWARYFLSKGIGPGDYVAIALPRVSSVVIAMLATLKAGAAYIPLDIDYPAERLRYMIKDADPVCIVTTVTFVTLLPEQDANPIIMLVDHVNDQPWNDCSSQHLTPTEFSVAPGEEDPAYVIYTSGSTGSPKGVVIPRKGLHNFIEDMRERFLLNERDEWLAVTTIAFDISALELYLPLTSGASVLFASKESVQEPGKLSSLMTRQEVTFMQATPTLWQVLMNHAPASLAGLHVLTGGEALPKHLKDQLLAHACEVTNLYGPTETTIWSTAKLIDIEDATTPSIGKPITNTSVYVLDNGLTLVPEGTIGELYIAGEGLASGYHGRPALTAERFIADPFGKPGSRMYRTGDLARWLEDGSLDYLGRVDHQIKLRGFRLELGEIEEVYAGHFMVEHIVVTIREDTSGDPWLVAYIIPATGDPIDSEQVREYGRKYLPDYMIPSAFVTLEKFPVTPNGKVDRKALPVPSISHGREKKLPRTSQEEVLAALFKEVLPGVDVGIDEDFFYLGGHSLRAVRLANRIKDVFGDEIGIGKIFDFPSVERLAQQLNGSKESFQPALIKQERPERVPLSFEQRRLWFLYQMEGPQPTYNIPLVTWIRGELDLEALEQALFDVVRRHETLRTIFLEKDGEAEQLILPIEQAIPVLSITECQGEDIQAYLNEAVQTSFKLEQSPMLKAQVFKRGAGDHVFMLLLHHTIADGWSLAPLNHDLSLAYTARKKKTTLTWPELPLQYADYAIWQKQWIREVDNPESHSGKQLNYWKKALHGLPEQLDLPFDGQRQFSGNVLGDTVEFACSDVTHKQLLDLSKSEGCSLFMVLQSGLAALLSRLGAGADIPIGSPIAGRNDDQLTDLIGYFVNTLVLRTNTEGDPPFHELLQRVKRFNVKAYKHQDLPFEVLVEHLNPQRIQGKNPLFQVMLAFQNTPEHSLDLPEATAVSEIRTVGAAKFDLTFEIEEKRDNKGQPLGLNGMIEYRTDLFAKETIEQMAFRFIQLLKNAVVDPATAISQLNVLTPNEKHFLSQKEDTGEHRTFLPPQIFEEQAMSNPEAVAVVCGEENVSYRSLNDQVNQIARLFISYGIGPGHFIAIALPRSINMIVAILATQKAGAAYIPLDPSHPRARLDYMIADAHPTCIVMNSEVRLSAPNALLFTLDDRDTTAKVHMFDKGNIEQWERTRALSIEDAAYVIYTSGSTGKPKGVVIPHQNVSRLFSATEGWFSFTATDVWTLFHSYAFDFSVWEMWGAFLNGGKLIIIPHEVSRNPEAFLEVLVNEKVTVLNQTPSAFYQLMQAETDWEYLQEQLSLRYIIFGGEALDFSRLQSWYDHFPSDKPQLVNMYGITETTVHVTYQPLSRAMVHSSGSSIVGKEIPDLNVYVLDEQLQPVPAGVTGEMYVAGKGLAQGYLGKPALTAERFIANPFGEPGSRLYRTGDMARWNLDGTLDYLGRADHQVKIRGFRIELGEIDHVILQHKMVKEVATVVREDRPGDQRIVAYVVSAGEENVDTWELQKQTGSMLPNYMRPSAYVSIPNLPLTPNGKLDQQALPAPDMKKQTAHAITAPQTPHQEMLVELFSEILGVTRIGIHDGFFDLGGHSLLAVTLMSRIQETFGEKMSIGTLFESPTVEGLAEKIESGEQHAALDVLLPLRKSGEEQPLFCVHPAGGLSWCYAGLMSALDQKYPLYGLQARAISEPEKRPNSLDEMAADYIRQLKTVQSEGPYRLLGWSLGGNIAQAMAVHLQAEGAEVSSLIMLDAYPDQFFYDPEEESNVVMGLLALGGFDIENLEGKEISLQNAIEWLRQEGSALASLDDETIQNLKNNYVNAVKLLNGYHPQTFDGNVLFFRSTIIPEWFEGIEPERWSPYINGTIYQYEIECAHKDMCQPGPIAEIGTYITNYLKGGSLS, encoded by the coding sequence ATGTCAACCGAGTTAGCGCTTAAAATGCCTTTAACCGATGCCCAATCGGGCATCTGGTTTGCACAACAATTGGACCCGTATAATCCTTCGTATAATACCGCGGAATATGTCGAAATAAAAGGAACGATTGACACTGCTTCTTTTGCAAGAGCCGTTTCTCAGGTCATTCAAAAGACAGAAACATTGCATAGCCGTTTTGGTGGGGAAATTGAAAAACCATGGCAAGTATTGGACCCGGTTGTTTCATATTCTTTGCCTCTTATGGATGTTTCCGAACAACCGGACCCTTATCTGGCTTGTGAAGAAAGGATGAATGCAGAGCTTTCACGTCCGGTGGACTTGTACTCTGATCGGGTTTTTGCCATGATCCTTTTTAAGCTTGCCAATGACCACTATATTTGGTTTATCAAAATTCACCATATTGCCATAGATGGGTTTGGCTTCTACTTATTTACTCAACGAGCCGCCGAACATTATACGTATGATCAGACAGGCGCTTCTATCCCGGTAGCAACGAAGGCGAGGTTTGATGAACTAATCAAAGAAAATCAAGAATATAAAGCTTCGAAAACATTTGAACGTGATCGTCAATTTTGGCTGGATCGTTTTGCCGATGATCCGGATATTGTCAGTTTTAGCAACCGAACGGAGATGGTCAGTTCCTCTGCTTTAAAAACAAGCGGACAGCTCTCTGCTCATGATGTTGAAACGCTTAATAAAACTTTTCAAAGTTGGCATCAAGGGATCTTCGCAGCGATTTCCATCTACCTACACCGTTTAACAGGAGCGAAGGATGTTGTTCTGGGAATGCCCATAATGGGACGTCTAGGCTCTGTTGCATTGACGATCCCGAGTACGGTTATGAATATCGTTCCCCTTCGTCTAACACTAAGTCCCAATATGACTATTCAAGACTTAAACAGGCAAATCTCTCAAGAGATGAAACAGGTTAAAAAACATGGAAATTACCGCCATGAGCATATGCGACGTGATTTAAATCGGGTGGGTAATGAACGGCGAATCTTTGGTCCGCTTGTAAATATTGTCCCTGTGGACGAGCCTCTTTATTTTAACCGTATTAAATCAAAACGGCACCCGCTGGCAGCTGGTCCAGTGGATGATCTAACCATCAATGTATATGACCTTACAGGAAATGAAGGGTTGCGCTTTGATTTTGAAGGTAATCCTGCTATTTACACAAACAAAGAATTGCACACGCATCATAAACGTCTTCTCACGTTCATTCAAACCATCACCCAAGTGTCCCCGCAAACCCCCATTGCCAGCCTTGGGCTTTTAGATGAAGAAGAGAAGTCTCGTTTGCTTAATGAGTATAATCCGATGCTGACTGAGCTGGATGACGTATTTTTAACGAAAAAAATAGGAAGATTGGCAGCGACGAATCCTGAGGCAATCGCATTGAAATGTGAAGACCGTGCCCTTACTTACAAGACTTTGAATGAAGAAAGCAATCGTTGGGCTCGCTACTTCCTTTCAAAAGGCATTGGTCCGGGGGACTATGTTGCGATTGCCCTTCCGCGTGTCTCCAGCGTAGTGATCGCCATGCTAGCGACACTCAAAGCGGGGGCGGCCTACATTCCGCTTGATATTGATTATCCTGCGGAGAGACTGCGTTATATGATAAAAGATGCTGATCCCGTTTGCATTGTGACGACTGTCACGTTTGTAACATTATTGCCGGAACAAGACGCTAATCCCATCATTATGCTGGTCGACCATGTTAACGACCAGCCCTGGAATGATTGTTCTTCCCAACATTTAACGCCAACCGAGTTCTCTGTAGCTCCTGGGGAAGAAGACCCTGCATATGTCATTTATACGTCAGGGTCCACAGGCAGCCCCAAAGGTGTTGTGATTCCAAGAAAAGGTTTGCATAATTTCATTGAAGATATGCGTGAACGTTTTCTATTGAATGAACGCGATGAATGGCTTGCAGTTACAACGATTGCTTTTGATATTTCTGCCTTAGAGCTTTATCTCCCACTTACCAGCGGGGCCTCGGTTCTGTTCGCTTCTAAGGAAAGTGTACAAGAACCGGGTAAACTATCTTCGCTGATGACCCGCCAAGAGGTCACCTTCATGCAGGCTACCCCTACATTGTGGCAAGTATTAATGAATCACGCTCCGGCTAGCCTGGCGGGTCTTCATGTACTGACTGGGGGAGAAGCGCTCCCTAAGCATTTAAAGGATCAGCTACTGGCCCATGCTTGCGAAGTTACAAATTTATATGGACCGACGGAAACAACGATTTGGTCAACAGCTAAATTGATTGACATTGAAGACGCAACGACGCCTTCAATTGGAAAGCCTATCACTAACACGAGCGTTTATGTACTTGATAACGGACTGACACTAGTTCCTGAAGGGACGATAGGAGAACTATATATTGCTGGAGAAGGGTTGGCGTCCGGCTACCACGGAAGACCGGCACTGACAGCGGAACGATTTATTGCTGACCCATTTGGAAAGCCTGGCTCTCGTATGTACAGAACCGGAGATTTGGCAAGATGGCTGGAAGATGGGAGCCTGGATTACTTGGGACGTGTTGATCATCAAATTAAGTTGCGAGGTTTCCGGTTGGAACTTGGGGAAATTGAAGAAGTCTATGCCGGGCATTTTATGGTCGAACACATCGTTGTTACCATACGTGAAGATACCTCTGGGGATCCATGGCTAGTGGCTTACATTATTCCGGCAACCGGAGATCCTATTGACAGTGAACAGGTGCGGGAATACGGTCGAAAGTATTTGCCTGATTATATGATCCCTTCGGCGTTTGTAACACTTGAGAAGTTTCCGGTCACACCAAATGGCAAAGTGGATCGAAAGGCGCTCCCCGTCCCTTCGATTTCTCATGGGAGGGAGAAAAAACTTCCGCGTACTTCACAAGAAGAGGTTCTCGCTGCTCTTTTTAAAGAGGTTCTTCCTGGAGTGGATGTCGGAATTGATGAAGACTTTTTTTATTTGGGAGGGCACTCCCTTCGAGCTGTACGTCTCGCAAATCGAATAAAGGATGTATTCGGCGATGAGATTGGTATTGGAAAAATTTTTGATTTCCCTTCAGTTGAAAGACTTGCCCAGCAGTTGAACGGTTCGAAAGAGTCCTTCCAGCCGGCGCTCATTAAACAAGAACGACCCGAACGTGTGCCTCTTTCATTTGAACAGCGCCGTTTATGGTTTCTTTATCAAATGGAAGGGCCTCAACCTACGTATAACATTCCTCTCGTTACTTGGATTCGGGGCGAGCTGGATCTTGAGGCACTGGAGCAAGCACTCTTTGATGTGGTCCGTCGTCACGAAACACTGCGCACCATTTTTCTCGAAAAAGATGGAGAAGCAGAACAGCTGATCTTGCCGATTGAACAAGCGATTCCCGTTTTGTCAATCACAGAGTGCCAAGGGGAAGATATTCAAGCCTATTTGAACGAAGCAGTGCAAACGTCTTTTAAATTGGAACAATCCCCTATGCTCAAAGCCCAAGTGTTTAAACGTGGGGCAGGCGATCACGTGTTTATGCTCCTTCTTCATCACACGATTGCTGATGGTTGGTCACTAGCGCCGTTGAACCACGATTTAAGTCTTGCTTATACGGCAAGAAAAAAGAAAACAACGTTAACATGGCCAGAATTGCCATTGCAATATGCGGATTACGCCATCTGGCAAAAACAATGGATTCGTGAAGTGGATAACCCTGAAAGCCATTCCGGAAAACAGTTAAACTATTGGAAAAAAGCGCTGCACGGTTTGCCCGAACAATTGGATCTCCCATTTGATGGACAGCGGCAATTCAGTGGAAATGTTTTAGGTGACACGGTGGAGTTTGCATGTTCGGACGTGACGCATAAACAGCTTCTTGATCTTTCCAAGTCCGAAGGCTGCAGCCTTTTTATGGTACTTCAATCCGGACTTGCGGCATTGTTATCTCGCTTAGGTGCAGGCGCCGATATTCCAATTGGAAGTCCAATTGCCGGACGAAATGACGATCAGCTTACCGACTTGATCGGCTATTTCGTGAACACACTTGTATTACGTACAAATACAGAAGGTGATCCCCCTTTTCATGAATTACTCCAGCGCGTCAAACGTTTCAATGTGAAAGCTTACAAACACCAGGACCTTCCATTTGAAGTGCTGGTCGAGCATTTGAATCCCCAGAGGATACAGGGGAAGAATCCATTGTTTCAAGTCATGCTGGCGTTCCAAAATACGCCGGAACACAGCCTGGATCTTCCGGAAGCCACTGCTGTTTCTGAAATTCGAACGGTTGGCGCTGCCAAATTCGACCTTACATTTGAGATTGAAGAAAAACGTGACAATAAAGGCCAACCATTGGGTTTGAACGGAATGATTGAGTACCGGACGGATCTTTTTGCGAAAGAAACGATTGAACAGATGGCCTTCCGTTTTATACAGTTGCTGAAGAATGCAGTCGTAGATCCCGCAACAGCCATCAGCCAATTAAACGTGCTCACACCTAATGAAAAACACTTTCTTTCACAAAAAGAGGATACTGGAGAACATCGCACATTTCTTCCACCTCAAATTTTTGAAGAGCAAGCGATGTCAAATCCTGAAGCGGTTGCAGTGGTCTGCGGAGAAGAGAACGTTTCGTATCGAAGCCTAAATGATCAAGTCAATCAGATTGCCCGTTTGTTTATTAGTTATGGGATAGGACCTGGACATTTCATCGCGATTGCCTTGCCACGTTCTATCAATATGATTGTTGCCATCTTGGCTACGCAAAAAGCCGGAGCAGCGTATATTCCTTTGGATCCGTCTCACCCCAGAGCCCGCCTTGACTATATGATTGCGGATGCACATCCGACGTGTATTGTCATGAATTCGGAGGTGAGACTGTCTGCCCCGAATGCTCTGCTGTTCACCTTGGATGATCGTGATACAACTGCTAAAGTCCATATGTTTGATAAGGGCAATATCGAACAATGGGAACGAACGCGCGCTTTATCCATTGAAGATGCAGCGTATGTGATTTACACATCGGGATCGACCGGAAAACCTAAAGGTGTTGTAATCCCCCATCAAAATGTATCACGTCTTTTCTCGGCTACAGAAGGGTGGTTTTCATTTACAGCGACTGATGTATGGACGCTATTTCATTCATATGCATTTGATTTTTCCGTCTGGGAGATGTGGGGCGCTTTTCTTAATGGCGGGAAGCTGATCATTATTCCACACGAAGTTTCACGAAACCCAGAAGCTTTTCTTGAGGTGCTCGTCAACGAAAAAGTTACGGTTCTCAATCAAACGCCCTCTGCTTTTTATCAATTGATGCAGGCAGAAACTGACTGGGAATATCTTCAGGAGCAGCTTTCTCTTCGCTATATCATTTTCGGCGGGGAGGCACTCGACTTTTCCCGACTCCAGTCCTGGTATGACCATTTTCCATCGGATAAGCCACAGCTTGTTAATATGTATGGCATTACAGAAACCACCGTACATGTGACTTATCAGCCGCTCAGCCGAGCAATGGTCCACTCTTCAGGAAGTTCCATTGTTGGCAAGGAAATTCCTGATCTAAACGTTTATGTATTGGATGAACAATTGCAGCCTGTTCCTGCCGGAGTGACCGGAGAAATGTATGTAGCTGGGAAAGGCCTTGCCCAAGGATATCTCGGCAAGCCTGCATTAACAGCCGAGCGTTTTATTGCCAATCCTTTCGGCGAACCGGGGAGCCGCCTGTATCGAACGGGGGATATGGCTAGATGGAATCTGGATGGAACACTTGACTATTTGGGCCGTGCGGATCATCAAGTTAAAATCCGCGGCTTTCGAATTGAGCTGGGGGAGATCGATCACGTTATTCTTCAGCACAAAATGGTCAAGGAAGTTGCGACGGTCGTTCGAGAGGACCGACCCGGAGATCAACGAATTGTTGCTTATGTCGTATCTGCCGGTGAGGAAAACGTCGATACTTGGGAACTTCAAAAGCAGACTGGAAGCATGCTGCCCAATTACATGCGTCCTTCAGCCTATGTATCGATACCGAATTTACCGCTGACACCAAACGGTAAACTTGATCAACAAGCGTTACCAGCGCCAGATATGAAAAAGCAAACAGCACATGCCATAACCGCACCCCAAACCCCGCATCAAGAGATGTTGGTTGAACTTTTCAGCGAGATCCTTGGTGTAACGCGAATCGGCATCCACGATGGATTCTTTGATCTTGGGGGCCACTCTTTATTGGCGGTTACATTAATGAGCCGAATCCAAGAAACATTTGGAGAGAAAATGAGCATCGGAACATTATTTGAATCGCCCACCGTAGAAGGTTTGGCTGAAAAAATAGAGAGCGGGGAGCAACATGCCGCTCTTGATGTACTCCTCCCACTGCGGAAAAGCGGAGAAGAACAGCCCCTGTTTTGCGTTCATCCCGCTGGTGGGCTCAGTTGGTGCTATGCAGGGCTTATGAGTGCCTTGGATCAAAAATATCCATTATATGGGCTTCAAGCACGAGCTATTTCCGAACCGGAGAAACGCCCAAATTCTCTCGATGAAATGGCAGCTGATTATATCCGGCAGTTGAAAACTGTTCAATCAGAAGGCCCTTATCGGCTGCTCGGTTGGTCTCTAGGTGGAAATATTGCACAGGCAATGGCTGTTCATTTACAAGCGGAGGGCGCTGAAGTATCGTCCCTCATTATGCTGGACGCTTATCCGGATCAATTTTTCTATGATCCTGAAGAAGAGAGTAATGTCGTCATGGGGTTGCTTGCGTTGGGGGGATTTGACATCGAGAATTTAGAGGGAAAGGAAATTTCTCTTCAAAATGCGATCGAATGGCTGCGCCAAGAAGGAAGTGCGCTTGCCAGCCTTGATGACGAAACCATCCAGAATTTAAAAAACAATTACGTAAACGCGGTAAAGTTATTAAATGGATATCATCCGCAAACATTTGATGGGAACGTTCTTTTCTTCCGCTCGACCATTATCCCCGAATGGTTTGAAGGCATTGAACCAGAAAGATGGTCTCCTTATATTAATGGGACTATTTATCAATATGAGATCGAATGTGCTCACAAGGATATGTGCCAACCAGGGCCTATTGCGGAAATCGGCACCTACATTACTAACTATCTCAAAGGGGGAAGCTTATCATGA
- a CDS encoding isochorismatase family protein, translated as MGIPSISSYPMPLESDLPRNRVNWTFEPKRAILLVHDMQNYFLSAYDQQQPPIPALVQNIQTLKAASQGAGIPVVYTAQPGGQSSENRGLLQDFWGKGIPDDADQTSIMTGLAPEIEDIQLIKWRYSAFKKTRLYEYMQEEGRDQLIVTGIYAHIGCLLSASEAFMLDIKPFFVGDALADFSMEDHAFALQYATKRFAMTMSTDHLLNEIDKAKDTKCENENVGIVHKQVADILEENPEDVSECEDLFERGLDSVRLMSLVERWRSYNESVTFVKLAEEPTIKNWRLLVENHSKSSLPNQDYM; from the coding sequence ATGGGGATACCTTCCATTTCAAGTTATCCGATGCCATTAGAATCTGATCTGCCTAGAAATCGTGTGAATTGGACATTTGAACCGAAACGAGCGATTCTACTCGTTCACGATATGCAAAACTATTTCCTTTCCGCTTACGATCAGCAACAACCGCCCATCCCTGCATTAGTACAAAATATCCAAACATTAAAAGCAGCGAGTCAAGGGGCGGGAATTCCCGTCGTCTACACTGCCCAACCAGGGGGCCAAAGTTCCGAAAACCGAGGACTGTTGCAAGATTTTTGGGGCAAGGGTATTCCGGATGATGCTGATCAGACATCCATTATGACGGGATTAGCCCCGGAAATTGAAGATATTCAATTAATAAAATGGCGTTACAGCGCATTCAAAAAAACTAGACTGTATGAATATATGCAAGAAGAAGGACGCGATCAATTAATCGTCACAGGAATCTACGCGCATATCGGCTGTCTTTTGTCGGCTTCTGAAGCGTTCATGCTTGATATCAAACCATTCTTTGTCGGGGACGCATTGGCCGACTTTTCAATGGAAGATCATGCTTTTGCCCTTCAATACGCAACAAAACGTTTCGCAATGACAATGTCTACTGACCACTTGCTCAATGAGATTGATAAAGCAAAAGATACAAAATGTGAAAACGAAAATGTGGGGATCGTCCACAAGCAAGTGGCAGACATATTGGAAGAAAATCCGGAAGATGTCAGTGAATGTGAAGATTTGTTTGAGCGGGGATTGGATTCTGTCCGGCTGATGAGCCTTGTTGAGCGATGGCGATCGTATAATGAATCGGTTACGTTTGTAAAATTGGCAGAAGAACCGACGATAAAGAACTGGAGATTGCTCGTAGAAAACCATTCTAAGTCAAGCTTGCCAAACCAAGATTATATGTAG
- a CDS encoding MbtH family NRPS accessory protein: MNPFAQDASLYFVLQNAQGQFSLWPSFVQVPEGWTVLLEDEYEICVHYINAEWHDLTPKGERS; this comes from the coding sequence ATGAATCCATTTGCCCAAGATGCATCTCTCTATTTTGTTTTACAGAATGCTCAAGGCCAATTTTCACTTTGGCCATCCTTTGTTCAAGTGCCAGAGGGGTGGACTGTCTTACTCGAAGACGAATATGAAATATGCGTGCACTACATTAATGCAGAATGGCATGATCTAACGCCTAAAGGAGAAAGATCATAA
- the dhbC gene encoding isochorismate synthase DhbC, with product MTLTDHVGKSRAECLLSTYNEQTTSFFLASPKGTLLTEGCHSFLPWEGHLPLHKQVATALRSARPFVGQRPIIVGAIPFDLKKTSPHLFIPETTMWTGRGNVPESVEAVDSPFCNDIRPEPDADDYLRSVNRSLQKIEDEVVNKVVLSRSLHLTMKETVDVKMMINRLVLENKHGYTFASDLPKRNQKKRTLVGASPELLLSRLRNNVKANPLAGSRPRGKNFDEDQAQAKELLHSSKDLHEHAVVVKAVEEALRPYCRYLTVPESPALLHTATMWHLSTEVEGELLDEATSSIELAQALHPTPAVCGTPVEEARETIQDLESFQRDYFTGMVGWCDENGDGEWVVTIRCAEAEDKKLRLFAGAGIVKGSDPEEELAETTAKFQTMLRALGIRYMETGK from the coding sequence GTTACTTACCGAAGGATGTCACTCTTTTTTGCCGTGGGAAGGACATCTTCCATTGCATAAGCAGGTAGCAACGGCTTTGCGATCTGCGAGACCTTTCGTTGGTCAACGGCCGATAATCGTTGGTGCAATACCCTTTGACTTGAAAAAGACATCCCCCCATTTGTTTATACCCGAAACAACGATGTGGACAGGGAGAGGAAATGTACCCGAAAGCGTGGAAGCTGTTGATTCCCCCTTTTGCAACGATATTAGGCCTGAACCTGATGCAGATGATTATCTGAGAAGCGTTAACCGAAGTTTGCAAAAAATTGAAGATGAAGTTGTAAACAAAGTTGTCTTGTCACGATCGCTTCATTTGACGATGAAAGAAACAGTTGATGTCAAAATGATGATTAATCGTTTGGTTTTAGAAAATAAACATGGATACACGTTTGCTTCAGATTTACCTAAACGCAATCAAAAAAAGCGGACATTGGTCGGTGCCAGTCCGGAACTTCTTCTCTCCCGATTAAGAAATAACGTGAAGGCGAATCCGTTGGCAGGATCAAGGCCTAGGGGCAAAAATTTCGATGAAGATCAAGCACAGGCGAAAGAACTGCTTCATTCCTCTAAAGATTTGCATGAACATGCGGTAGTGGTTAAAGCGGTAGAGGAGGCTCTTCGCCCCTATTGTCGTTATTTAACCGTTCCTGAGAGTCCTGCATTACTTCATACAGCGACGATGTGGCATTTATCTACGGAGGTAGAAGGAGAACTTCTAGATGAGGCGACTTCTTCGATAGAACTTGCCCAAGCGCTTCATCCGACACCGGCAGTGTGTGGCACACCGGTCGAAGAGGCTCGTGAAACCATTCAGGATCTTGAATCGTTCCAACGCGATTATTTCACCGGAATGGTGGGATGGTGTGACGAGAATGGAGATGGTGAATGGGTGGTCACCATCCGTTGTGCCGAAGCAGAAGATAAGAAATTACGTCTTTTCGCCGGAGCTGGGATCGTGAAAGGCTCTGATCCCGAAGAAGAATTGGCAGAAACAACAGCTAAATTTCAAACGATGCTCCGCGCATTAGGGATTCGGTACATGGAGACAGGGAAATAG
- a CDS encoding (2,3-dihydroxybenzoyl)adenylate synthase, with translation MEEHPTWPQEMAEYYRKKGVWRGETFNDMLRERAMMFAEKIAVKCGTQSISYRQLDTKAKKLASGFHTEGLQKGDRVIVQLPNSIDFFIVIFALFRIGAWPIFALPSHRRSELVYLCQHAEAKAYITANGQNGFDYPNLAKEVQAQASSLQHIWVAGIVEAFPSLDEMEKNAENQNWPDIQASDIAFLQLSGGSTGLPKMIPRTHDDYLYSIRKSNDICKLREYSVYLASLPIAHNYPLSSPGVLGTMYAGGRVVLAQGSSPDEAFTLIEQEQVTIAALVPPLALVWLEAAPARNDDLASLEILQVGGAKFSAEAARRVRPVLGCQLQQVFGMAEGLVNYTRLDDPEETIVHTQGRPMSPYDEVRVVDEDGTIMKRGEVGELQTRGPYTIRGYYRASEHNHRTFTDDGFYCTGDIVRLAKDGSIIVEGRAKDQINRGGEKIAAEEIENHLLAHPAVHDAAVIAIPDEFLGERSCAVIVPKKGALANTREIKSFLQARSMASYKIPDRFEYKESFPQTGVGKTNKQALRAQLANQYT, from the coding sequence ATGGAAGAACACCCGACATGGCCGCAGGAAATGGCAGAGTATTATCGAAAAAAAGGCGTCTGGCGAGGGGAAACATTTAATGACATGTTACGTGAAAGAGCCATGATGTTTGCAGAAAAAATTGCGGTAAAGTGCGGAACTCAATCCATCAGCTATCGTCAGTTGGACACAAAGGCAAAAAAGCTGGCCAGCGGTTTTCATACAGAAGGCCTTCAAAAAGGGGACCGTGTAATCGTTCAGCTTCCAAATTCCATTGATTTCTTTATCGTCATCTTTGCGCTTTTTCGCATCGGAGCTTGGCCAATATTCGCCCTTCCATCCCATCGACGAAGTGAGCTGGTCTATTTATGCCAGCATGCAGAAGCGAAAGCGTACATCACCGCCAATGGCCAAAACGGATTTGACTATCCGAATCTTGCAAAAGAAGTACAAGCTCAAGCTTCAAGTCTTCAACATATATGGGTGGCAGGTATAGTGGAGGCCTTTCCATCATTAGATGAAATGGAGAAAAATGCAGAAAATCAGAACTGGCCTGATATCCAGGCGAGCGACATTGCTTTTCTGCAATTATCGGGGGGCAGCACGGGCTTGCCTAAGATGATTCCACGTACGCATGATGATTATCTATACAGCATCAGAAAAAGTAATGACATTTGTAAGTTGAGGGAATACAGCGTATATTTGGCATCTTTACCTATTGCTCACAATTATCCGCTCAGTTCCCCGGGCGTGCTGGGGACGATGTATGCAGGCGGTCGTGTTGTCTTGGCTCAAGGCAGCAGTCCCGACGAGGCATTTACACTTATTGAACAGGAACAAGTGACGATTGCAGCGCTTGTCCCCCCACTTGCACTTGTGTGGCTGGAGGCTGCGCCTGCCCGGAATGATGATCTCGCTAGCCTGGAAATTTTGCAGGTAGGAGGCGCTAAGTTTAGCGCGGAAGCTGCCCGCCGGGTGAGACCAGTGCTCGGCTGTCAATTACAGCAAGTCTTTGGTATGGCTGAAGGACTGGTGAATTACACACGGTTGGACGATCCGGAAGAAACGATTGTTCATACACAAGGACGGCCGATGTCCCCTTATGATGAAGTGCGTGTCGTCGATGAAGACGGCACTATCATGAAAAGGGGGGAGGTTGGAGAGTTGCAGACGAGAGGCCCATACACGATTCGCGGCTATTACAGAGCTTCAGAACATAATCATCGCACTTTTACCGATGACGGTTTTTACTGTACAGGGGACATTGTACGCCTAGCCAAGGACGGTTCCATCATTGTTGAAGGGAGAGCCAAAGACCAGATTAATCGCGGAGGGGAAAAGATTGCTGCTGAAGAAATCGAAAACCACTTGCTTGCCCATCCTGCTGTCCATGACGCGGCTGTGATCGCCATTCCCGACGAGTTTTTAGGAGAACGCTCATGTGCAGTTATTGTACCCAAAAAGGGAGCTTTGGCGAATACCCGTGAAATAAAAAGCTTTCTCCAGGCACGAAGCATGGCGTCCTATAAAATACCGGATCGGTTTGAATATAAGGAAAGCTTCCCTCAAACCGGTGTAGGAAAAACAAATAAACAAGCGTTACGAGCGCAACTTGCTAATCAATATACATGA